Proteins found in one Quercus robur chromosome 2, dhQueRobu3.1, whole genome shotgun sequence genomic segment:
- the LOC126712734 gene encoding endoribonuclease Dicer homolog 3a isoform X1, with the protein MLCLEQQNQTQNLLTLKRSSSDMKESDHDLSVQESPSSSSPNCMKPRGYQLQVFEVAKKRNTIAVLETGAGKTMVAVMLIKAIGEAIKSNGHKKLIVFLAPTVHLVNQQFEFIKNHTNMEVGQYYGDMGVDNWSLETWEREVNKNDVLVMTPQIFLDVLRKAFLSPEAVCLMIIDECHRATGNHPYTKIMKEFYHNSNNKPKIFGMTASPVVRKGVSSIVDCEGQISELENILDSQIYTVGDRTEIEVYVPSAKETCRFYDQTQFPSLDLKGKIEALCSKFDASLLELQGSLQSNYKDTDDKFNMLRKRLSNDQAKVLYCLDDLGLMCAYEAVKVCLENVPNGNAECEVYRESYFLCKRFLEEVLCIIGESFPHGDENLLDLGSGYLKAVDLGYLSPKLHELLQLFQSFGGAEQVLCLIFVERIVTAKVIERFMKKVAYLSHFTVSYLTGSNTSVDSLPPKKQKETLESFRSGKVNLLFATDVVEEGIHVPNCSCVIRFDLPKTVRSYVQSRGRARQDNSQFVMMLERGNTQQRDQLFDIIRSERSMTDTAMNRDPDAHILKACTTEEVNAYHVEATGASVTADSSVNLIHRYCEKLPGDKYFVPKPKFHNSLIEGSYECKMTLPPNAAFQSIVGPSSRNSHLAKQLVCLEACKKLHQMGALDDHLLPSIKELPEKNLIVKSKESASGAGTTKRKELHGTTCIRALSGTWGEKVDGAIFQAYKFEFLCNIPGELYSGFVLLLETKLDDDVGNIELELYLVSKKVKSSVSFCGQVHLDAEQMTKAKTFQEFFFNGLFGRLSFGSKSAGTCREFLLKNETRSLWSPSNMYLLLPLETLNTSSPEPCQINWIGINSCISAVEIMRKSSLLGAEHCNGETGNLSPYRNGSCSTNVIHFAYSMVDTNNLKDMVVLAIHTGKIYSVVEVVNNTSAESPFDGNTDNASSKYMTFSEYFNKKYGITLMYPGQPLVRLKQSHNPHNLLVNFDEEGTTGKTLEAGVLVKKAQMHVHMPPELLIRLDVSRGVLRSFYLLPSVMHRLESLMLASQLREEIRCSSKFHISSALILEALTTLRCSENFSMERLELLGDSVLKYAVGCHLFLKYPKKHEGQLTDIRIRVICNATLHKLGTDLKLQGYIRDSAFDPRRWVAPGQRSIRPVPCKCGVDTPEVPLDAKFHTEDPKVMIGNSCDKGHRWMSSKTIADCVEALIGAYYVGGGIIAALHLMKWLGIDAELDPSLVVEAITTASLRSYVPKDNEIATLESKLGYEFSVKGLLQEAITHASQQELGVGYCYQRLEYLGDSVLDLLITWHLYQCYTDIDPGELTDLRSASVNNENFAQAAVRQNLHQHLQHCSGLLLSQLTEYVKSISESHTDGSLQRPKGPKALGDMVESIAGAILLDTKLNLNEVWRIYKPLLSPIVTPDKLELHPFRKLNELCASRGYFIKEKFIKKGDMVHAELSLQLKDVLLIGEGYEGGKKFARGEAACRLLKELEKRGIVFSRSASKKRKLDADHIDDSTAPYMEIDVCDQLTDENLSELAINKKRKSTEDQLPPESTSFSSPTNDCSSKDCSPDSGTPVIATINTKKGGPRTTLFELCKKVQWPMPTFNSTENKSRSPIEFGEGSEIRNGFNSFVSRISLHIPKFGSMECTGDARADKKSALDSAALVMLYELERQGKLVIGVK; encoded by the exons ATGCTTTGTTTAGAGCAGCAGAATCAGACCCAGAATCTTCTTACTCTCAAGCGGAGCTCAAGTGATATGAAGGAATCTGATCATGATCTTTCTGTTCAAGAATCACCCTCTTCTTCAAGTCCCAACTGCATGAAGCCCAGAGG GTACCAATTGCAAGTGTTTGAAGTTGCAAAGAAGAGGAACACCATAGCAGTGTTGGAGACAGGTGCTGGCAAGACTATGGTAGCCGTTATGCTTATCAAAGCCATTGGTGAAGCTATCAAGTCTAATGGCCATAAAAAGTTGATTGTTTTCTTGGCTCCCACTGTCCATCTTGTTAATCAg CAATTTGAGTTTATAAAAAACCATACAAATATGGAAGTGGGGCAGTACTATGGAGACATGGGAGTTGATAATTGGAGTTTAGAGACCTGGGAAAGGGAAGTTAATAAGAATGAT GTACTAGTAATGACACCCCAGATATTTTTGGATGTCTTAAGAAAGGCATTCTTGAGTCCAGAAGCAGTGTGCTTAATGATAATTGATGAATGTCATCGTGCTACTGGTAACCAtccatatacaaaaataatgaag GAATTTTATCACAATTCTAATAACAAGCCAAAGATTTTTGGAATGACGGCATCCCCTGTAGTAAGAAAAG GTGTCTCATCCATCGTGGACTGTGAAGGTCAAATATCAGAACTAGAAAATATCCTGGATTCCCAg ATTTATACTGTTGGAGACAGGACAGAGATTGAAGTGTATGTGCCCTCTGCAAAAGAAACTTGTAGATTTTATGACCAAACACAGTTTCCCAGTTTGGATTTAAAGGGGAAAATAGAGGCCTTGTGTTCCAAG TTTGATGCATCCTTGTTAGAGTTGCAAGGGTCATTGCAAAGTAATTACAAGGACACGGATGATAAATTTAATATGCTGCGAAAGCGTTTGTCTAATGATCAGGCAAAGGTTTTGTATTGTCTGGATGACCTTGGACTCATGTGTGCTTATGAG GCTGTGAAAGTCTGTCTAGAGAATGTTCCGAACGGCAACGCAGAGTGTGAAGTTTATAGAGAAAGTTACTTTCTGTGTAAACGTTTTCTTGAGGAAGTCTTGTGTATAATTGGGGAATCTTTCCCACATG GTGATGAAAATCTTCTGGATTTAGGGTCTGGTTATTTGAAAGCAGTAGATTTGGGCTATTTATCTCCTAAACTACATGAACTTCTTCAACTTTTCCAATCATTTGG AGGAGCTGAGCAAGTACTGTGCCTCATTTTTGTTGAGAGAATTGTTACGGCTAAGGTAATTGAGAGATTCATGAAGAAAGTTGCCTATTTATCGCATTTCACGGTTTCATATTTGACTGGAAGTAATACATCAGTGGACTCACTGCCGccaaaaaagcaaaaggaaaCATTGGAATCATTTCGCTCTGGCAAG GTCAATTTATTATTTGCTACTGATGTAGTTGAGGAGGGAATTCACGTGCCAAACTGCTCTTGTGTGATACGGTTTGACCTCCCCAAGACAGTCCGTAGTTATGTCCAATCTCGGGGACGAGCTCGACAGGATAACTCTCAATTTGTCATGATGTTGGAGAG GGGAAACACACAACAAAGGGATCAACTGTTTGACATAATCAGGAGTGAGCGTTCAATGACAGATACAGCCATGAATAGAGACCCTGATGCACACATTCTGAAGGCATGTACTACTGAGGAAGTAAATGCATATCATGTGGAAGCAACTGGGGCCTCGGTTACTGCAGATTCTAGTGTCAACCTCATTCATCGATATTGTGAAAAACTTCCTGGTGACAA GTACTTTGTCCCAAAGCCAAAATTTCATAATTCACTTATCGAAGGGTCTTATGAGTGTAAAATGACATTACCCCCTAATGCGGCTTTTCAATCCATAGTTGGTCCCTCGAGTAGGAATTCTCATTTAGCAAAACAGCTTGTTTGCTTGGAGGCATGTAAGAAGTTGCATCAAATGGGTGCTTTGGATGACCATCTTCTCCCATCCATCAAAGAGCTTCCAGAGAAAAATCTCATTGTAAAAAGCAAAGAATCAGCTTCGGGTGCAG GAACAACAAAGAGGAAGGAGTTACATGGGACTACTTGCATTCGTGCACTATCCGGAACTTGGGGAGAAAAAGTCGATGGAGCCATTTTTCAGGcctataaatttgaatttttatgtaatattcCCGGAGAGCTTTATTCTGGATTTGTTCTTTTGCTTGAGACAAAGCTTGATGATGATGTGGGAAATATTGAATTGGAGCTTTACTTGGTCTCAAAGAAGGTTAAGTCTTCTGTATCTTTTTGCGGGCAAGTGCATTTGGATGCAGAACAG ATGACAAAGGCAAAGACTtttcaagaatttttctttaatggtTTGTTTGGGAGACTGTCTTTTGGATCTAAATCAGCTGGAACATGCAGAGAATTTTTACTTAAGAATGAAACTAGATCACTATGGAGCCCATCAAACATGTATTTGCTTCTAcctcttgaaacattgaacacTTCAAGTCCTGAGCCTTGCCAAATAAATTGGATAGGCATCAATTCTTGCATTTCAGCGGTAGAAATCATGAGAAAAAGCTCTTTGTTGGGCGCTGAACATTGTAATGGTGAGACAGGAAATTTATCACCTTATAGGAATGGTTCATGCAGCACTAATGTTATCCACTTTGCTTATAGTATGGTCGACACAAACAATCTCAAAGATATGGTAGTTTTGGCAATTCACACTGGAAAAATCTACTCTGTTGTTGAGGTTGTGAATAATACCTCTGCTGAGAGTCCTTTTGATGGAAACACTGATAATGCCTCATCAAAATATATGACATTTTCAGAGTACTTCAACAAAAA GTATGGGATAACGCTGATGTATCCAGGACAGCCTTTGGTGCGGTTAAAGCAAAGTCATAACCCACACAACCTTCTTGTAAACTTCGATGAGGAAG GCACTACTGGTAAGACATTggaagcaggtgtgcttgtcaAAAAGGcacaaatgcatgttcatatgcCTCCTGAGCTTTTAATCAGGCTTGATGTTTCCAGAGGAGTTTTAagatcattttatttattaccaTCTGTGATGCATCGGCTGGAATCCCTTATGTTAGCCAGCCAGCTTAGAGAAGAGATTCGTTGTTCTAGCAAATTTCATATTTCAAGCGCTTTG ATTCTAGAAGCTCTTACAACGCTAAGATGTTCTGAGAATTTTTCAATGGAGCGTTTGGAATTGCTTGGTGATTCGGTTCTAAAGTATGCAGTGGGCTGTCACCTCTTTCTTAAATATCCTAAGAAGCATGAAGGGCAATTAACTGATATACGTATACGGGTTATTTGTAATGCAACCCTACATAAATTGGGAACAGATCTCAAATTACAG GGATATATACGTGACAGTGCATTTGATCCTCGTCGTTGGGTTGCTCCAGGACAGCGTTCCATAAGGCCTGTTCCTTGTAAATGTGGGGTGGATACTCCAGAAGTGCCTTTGGATGCAAAATTCCATACTGAAGACCCAAAAGTTATGATTGGAAATAGCTGTGATAAAGGTCATAGATGGATGAGTTCAAAAACCATAGCTGATTGTGTTGAAGCCCTCATAGGAGCATACTATGTGGGTGGTGGAATAATTGCTGCACTCCATCTGATGAAGTGGCTTGGAATTGATGCTGAACTTGATCCCTCATTAGTTGTTGAAGCAATTACTACTGCTTCTCTACGGTCCTATGTCCCAAAAGATAATGAGATTGCAACCCTAGAGTCAAAGCTTGGTTATGAATTTTCTGTTAAGGGTCTTTTACAGGAGGCCATAACACATGCATCCCAGCAAGAACTGGGAGTTGGCTATTGTTACCAG AGGCTTGAATATCTTGGTGACTCGGTGTTGGACCTGCTTATTACGTGGCATCTCTATCAGTGCTACACAGATATTGATCCAGGCGAGTTGACTGACTTGCGTTCAGCTTCagtaaataatgaaaattttgctcAAGCCGCTGTAAGACAAAACCTTCACCAGCATCTTCAACACTGCTCAGGGTTACTTCTAAGTCAGCTAACAGAATATGTGAAGTCTATTTCTGAATCTCATACTGATGGATCACTCCAACGCCCAAAAGGTCCTAAG GCTCTTGGAGATATGGTGGAAAGTATTGCAGGGGCAATACTACTTGACACCAAGCTTAATCTTAATGAAGTTTGGAGAATATATAAGCCCCTGTTGTCTCCAATTGTGACCCCTGATAAGCTTGAACTGCATCCATTTCGAAAACTGAATGAATTATGTGCATCTCGTGGgtattttataaaagaaaaatttataaagaagGGAGATATGGTGCATGCCGAGCTTAGTTTACAACTGAAAGACGTCCTTTTGATTGGAGAGGGATATGAGGGGGGGAAAAAATTTGCAAGAGGAGAAGCAGCTTGTCGCTTATTAAAGGAACTTGAG AAAAGAGGAATTGTATTCTCCCGAAGTGCTTCCAAAAAGAGAAAACTGGATGCTGACCATATTGATGATTCAACTGCTCCATACATGGAAATTGATGTATGTGATCAATTAACTGATGAAAATCTTTCAGAGCTAGCGATCAATAAAAAGCGAAAATCAACTGAAGATCAATTGCCTCCTGAGTCAACTAGTTTTTCTTCCCCAACCAATGATTGTTCTAGCAAAGACTGCAGTCCCGACAGTGGCACCCCAG TTATTGCCACAATCAACACAAAGAAAGGAGGACCCCGAACCACTCTTTTTGAATTATGTAAGAAAGTGCAGTGGCCAATGCCTACATTCAATTcaacagaaaataaatcaaG ATCTCCAATTGAATTTGGAGAAGGCTCTGAAATAAGAAATGGGTTTAACAGTTTTGTATCAAGGATAAGCTTGCACATTCCCAAATTCGGCAGTATGGAATGCACAGGAGATGCTAGAGCTGATAAGAAGAGTGCACTTGACTCCGCAGCGCTTGTCATGCTCTATGAGCTTGAACGACAGGGAAAACTTGTCATTGGTGTCAAGTAG
- the LOC126712734 gene encoding endoribonuclease Dicer homolog 3a isoform X2, translating into MLCLEQQNQTQNLLTLKRSSSDMKESDHDLSVQESPSSSSPNCMKPRGYQLQVFEVAKKRNTIAVLETGAGKTMVAVMLIKAIGEAIKSNGHKKLIVFLAPTVHLVNQQFEFIKNHTNMEVGQYYGDMGVDNWSLETWEREVNKNDVLVMTPQIFLDVLRKAFLSPEAVCLMIIDECHRATGNHPYTKIMKEFYHNSNNKPKIFGMTASPVVRKGVSSIVDCEGQISELENILDSQAVKVCLENVPNGNAECEVYRESYFLCKRFLEEVLCIIGESFPHGDENLLDLGSGYLKAVDLGYLSPKLHELLQLFQSFGGAEQVLCLIFVERIVTAKVIERFMKKVAYLSHFTVSYLTGSNTSVDSLPPKKQKETLESFRSGKVNLLFATDVVEEGIHVPNCSCVIRFDLPKTVRSYVQSRGRARQDNSQFVMMLERGNTQQRDQLFDIIRSERSMTDTAMNRDPDAHILKACTTEEVNAYHVEATGASVTADSSVNLIHRYCEKLPGDKYFVPKPKFHNSLIEGSYECKMTLPPNAAFQSIVGPSSRNSHLAKQLVCLEACKKLHQMGALDDHLLPSIKELPEKNLIVKSKESASGAGTTKRKELHGTTCIRALSGTWGEKVDGAIFQAYKFEFLCNIPGELYSGFVLLLETKLDDDVGNIELELYLVSKKVKSSVSFCGQVHLDAEQMTKAKTFQEFFFNGLFGRLSFGSKSAGTCREFLLKNETRSLWSPSNMYLLLPLETLNTSSPEPCQINWIGINSCISAVEIMRKSSLLGAEHCNGETGNLSPYRNGSCSTNVIHFAYSMVDTNNLKDMVVLAIHTGKIYSVVEVVNNTSAESPFDGNTDNASSKYMTFSEYFNKKYGITLMYPGQPLVRLKQSHNPHNLLVNFDEEGTTGKTLEAGVLVKKAQMHVHMPPELLIRLDVSRGVLRSFYLLPSVMHRLESLMLASQLREEIRCSSKFHISSALILEALTTLRCSENFSMERLELLGDSVLKYAVGCHLFLKYPKKHEGQLTDIRIRVICNATLHKLGTDLKLQGYIRDSAFDPRRWVAPGQRSIRPVPCKCGVDTPEVPLDAKFHTEDPKVMIGNSCDKGHRWMSSKTIADCVEALIGAYYVGGGIIAALHLMKWLGIDAELDPSLVVEAITTASLRSYVPKDNEIATLESKLGYEFSVKGLLQEAITHASQQELGVGYCYQRLEYLGDSVLDLLITWHLYQCYTDIDPGELTDLRSASVNNENFAQAAVRQNLHQHLQHCSGLLLSQLTEYVKSISESHTDGSLQRPKGPKALGDMVESIAGAILLDTKLNLNEVWRIYKPLLSPIVTPDKLELHPFRKLNELCASRGYFIKEKFIKKGDMVHAELSLQLKDVLLIGEGYEGGKKFARGEAACRLLKELEKRGIVFSRSASKKRKLDADHIDDSTAPYMEIDVCDQLTDENLSELAINKKRKSTEDQLPPESTSFSSPTNDCSSKDCSPDSGTPVIATINTKKGGPRTTLFELCKKVQWPMPTFNSTENKSRSPIEFGEGSEIRNGFNSFVSRISLHIPKFGSMECTGDARADKKSALDSAALVMLYELERQGKLVIGVK; encoded by the exons ATGCTTTGTTTAGAGCAGCAGAATCAGACCCAGAATCTTCTTACTCTCAAGCGGAGCTCAAGTGATATGAAGGAATCTGATCATGATCTTTCTGTTCAAGAATCACCCTCTTCTTCAAGTCCCAACTGCATGAAGCCCAGAGG GTACCAATTGCAAGTGTTTGAAGTTGCAAAGAAGAGGAACACCATAGCAGTGTTGGAGACAGGTGCTGGCAAGACTATGGTAGCCGTTATGCTTATCAAAGCCATTGGTGAAGCTATCAAGTCTAATGGCCATAAAAAGTTGATTGTTTTCTTGGCTCCCACTGTCCATCTTGTTAATCAg CAATTTGAGTTTATAAAAAACCATACAAATATGGAAGTGGGGCAGTACTATGGAGACATGGGAGTTGATAATTGGAGTTTAGAGACCTGGGAAAGGGAAGTTAATAAGAATGAT GTACTAGTAATGACACCCCAGATATTTTTGGATGTCTTAAGAAAGGCATTCTTGAGTCCAGAAGCAGTGTGCTTAATGATAATTGATGAATGTCATCGTGCTACTGGTAACCAtccatatacaaaaataatgaag GAATTTTATCACAATTCTAATAACAAGCCAAAGATTTTTGGAATGACGGCATCCCCTGTAGTAAGAAAAG GTGTCTCATCCATCGTGGACTGTGAAGGTCAAATATCAGAACTAGAAAATATCCTGGATTCCCAg GCTGTGAAAGTCTGTCTAGAGAATGTTCCGAACGGCAACGCAGAGTGTGAAGTTTATAGAGAAAGTTACTTTCTGTGTAAACGTTTTCTTGAGGAAGTCTTGTGTATAATTGGGGAATCTTTCCCACATG GTGATGAAAATCTTCTGGATTTAGGGTCTGGTTATTTGAAAGCAGTAGATTTGGGCTATTTATCTCCTAAACTACATGAACTTCTTCAACTTTTCCAATCATTTGG AGGAGCTGAGCAAGTACTGTGCCTCATTTTTGTTGAGAGAATTGTTACGGCTAAGGTAATTGAGAGATTCATGAAGAAAGTTGCCTATTTATCGCATTTCACGGTTTCATATTTGACTGGAAGTAATACATCAGTGGACTCACTGCCGccaaaaaagcaaaaggaaaCATTGGAATCATTTCGCTCTGGCAAG GTCAATTTATTATTTGCTACTGATGTAGTTGAGGAGGGAATTCACGTGCCAAACTGCTCTTGTGTGATACGGTTTGACCTCCCCAAGACAGTCCGTAGTTATGTCCAATCTCGGGGACGAGCTCGACAGGATAACTCTCAATTTGTCATGATGTTGGAGAG GGGAAACACACAACAAAGGGATCAACTGTTTGACATAATCAGGAGTGAGCGTTCAATGACAGATACAGCCATGAATAGAGACCCTGATGCACACATTCTGAAGGCATGTACTACTGAGGAAGTAAATGCATATCATGTGGAAGCAACTGGGGCCTCGGTTACTGCAGATTCTAGTGTCAACCTCATTCATCGATATTGTGAAAAACTTCCTGGTGACAA GTACTTTGTCCCAAAGCCAAAATTTCATAATTCACTTATCGAAGGGTCTTATGAGTGTAAAATGACATTACCCCCTAATGCGGCTTTTCAATCCATAGTTGGTCCCTCGAGTAGGAATTCTCATTTAGCAAAACAGCTTGTTTGCTTGGAGGCATGTAAGAAGTTGCATCAAATGGGTGCTTTGGATGACCATCTTCTCCCATCCATCAAAGAGCTTCCAGAGAAAAATCTCATTGTAAAAAGCAAAGAATCAGCTTCGGGTGCAG GAACAACAAAGAGGAAGGAGTTACATGGGACTACTTGCATTCGTGCACTATCCGGAACTTGGGGAGAAAAAGTCGATGGAGCCATTTTTCAGGcctataaatttgaatttttatgtaatattcCCGGAGAGCTTTATTCTGGATTTGTTCTTTTGCTTGAGACAAAGCTTGATGATGATGTGGGAAATATTGAATTGGAGCTTTACTTGGTCTCAAAGAAGGTTAAGTCTTCTGTATCTTTTTGCGGGCAAGTGCATTTGGATGCAGAACAG ATGACAAAGGCAAAGACTtttcaagaatttttctttaatggtTTGTTTGGGAGACTGTCTTTTGGATCTAAATCAGCTGGAACATGCAGAGAATTTTTACTTAAGAATGAAACTAGATCACTATGGAGCCCATCAAACATGTATTTGCTTCTAcctcttgaaacattgaacacTTCAAGTCCTGAGCCTTGCCAAATAAATTGGATAGGCATCAATTCTTGCATTTCAGCGGTAGAAATCATGAGAAAAAGCTCTTTGTTGGGCGCTGAACATTGTAATGGTGAGACAGGAAATTTATCACCTTATAGGAATGGTTCATGCAGCACTAATGTTATCCACTTTGCTTATAGTATGGTCGACACAAACAATCTCAAAGATATGGTAGTTTTGGCAATTCACACTGGAAAAATCTACTCTGTTGTTGAGGTTGTGAATAATACCTCTGCTGAGAGTCCTTTTGATGGAAACACTGATAATGCCTCATCAAAATATATGACATTTTCAGAGTACTTCAACAAAAA GTATGGGATAACGCTGATGTATCCAGGACAGCCTTTGGTGCGGTTAAAGCAAAGTCATAACCCACACAACCTTCTTGTAAACTTCGATGAGGAAG GCACTACTGGTAAGACATTggaagcaggtgtgcttgtcaAAAAGGcacaaatgcatgttcatatgcCTCCTGAGCTTTTAATCAGGCTTGATGTTTCCAGAGGAGTTTTAagatcattttatttattaccaTCTGTGATGCATCGGCTGGAATCCCTTATGTTAGCCAGCCAGCTTAGAGAAGAGATTCGTTGTTCTAGCAAATTTCATATTTCAAGCGCTTTG ATTCTAGAAGCTCTTACAACGCTAAGATGTTCTGAGAATTTTTCAATGGAGCGTTTGGAATTGCTTGGTGATTCGGTTCTAAAGTATGCAGTGGGCTGTCACCTCTTTCTTAAATATCCTAAGAAGCATGAAGGGCAATTAACTGATATACGTATACGGGTTATTTGTAATGCAACCCTACATAAATTGGGAACAGATCTCAAATTACAG GGATATATACGTGACAGTGCATTTGATCCTCGTCGTTGGGTTGCTCCAGGACAGCGTTCCATAAGGCCTGTTCCTTGTAAATGTGGGGTGGATACTCCAGAAGTGCCTTTGGATGCAAAATTCCATACTGAAGACCCAAAAGTTATGATTGGAAATAGCTGTGATAAAGGTCATAGATGGATGAGTTCAAAAACCATAGCTGATTGTGTTGAAGCCCTCATAGGAGCATACTATGTGGGTGGTGGAATAATTGCTGCACTCCATCTGATGAAGTGGCTTGGAATTGATGCTGAACTTGATCCCTCATTAGTTGTTGAAGCAATTACTACTGCTTCTCTACGGTCCTATGTCCCAAAAGATAATGAGATTGCAACCCTAGAGTCAAAGCTTGGTTATGAATTTTCTGTTAAGGGTCTTTTACAGGAGGCCATAACACATGCATCCCAGCAAGAACTGGGAGTTGGCTATTGTTACCAG AGGCTTGAATATCTTGGTGACTCGGTGTTGGACCTGCTTATTACGTGGCATCTCTATCAGTGCTACACAGATATTGATCCAGGCGAGTTGACTGACTTGCGTTCAGCTTCagtaaataatgaaaattttgctcAAGCCGCTGTAAGACAAAACCTTCACCAGCATCTTCAACACTGCTCAGGGTTACTTCTAAGTCAGCTAACAGAATATGTGAAGTCTATTTCTGAATCTCATACTGATGGATCACTCCAACGCCCAAAAGGTCCTAAG GCTCTTGGAGATATGGTGGAAAGTATTGCAGGGGCAATACTACTTGACACCAAGCTTAATCTTAATGAAGTTTGGAGAATATATAAGCCCCTGTTGTCTCCAATTGTGACCCCTGATAAGCTTGAACTGCATCCATTTCGAAAACTGAATGAATTATGTGCATCTCGTGGgtattttataaaagaaaaatttataaagaagGGAGATATGGTGCATGCCGAGCTTAGTTTACAACTGAAAGACGTCCTTTTGATTGGAGAGGGATATGAGGGGGGGAAAAAATTTGCAAGAGGAGAAGCAGCTTGTCGCTTATTAAAGGAACTTGAG AAAAGAGGAATTGTATTCTCCCGAAGTGCTTCCAAAAAGAGAAAACTGGATGCTGACCATATTGATGATTCAACTGCTCCATACATGGAAATTGATGTATGTGATCAATTAACTGATGAAAATCTTTCAGAGCTAGCGATCAATAAAAAGCGAAAATCAACTGAAGATCAATTGCCTCCTGAGTCAACTAGTTTTTCTTCCCCAACCAATGATTGTTCTAGCAAAGACTGCAGTCCCGACAGTGGCACCCCAG TTATTGCCACAATCAACACAAAGAAAGGAGGACCCCGAACCACTCTTTTTGAATTATGTAAGAAAGTGCAGTGGCCAATGCCTACATTCAATTcaacagaaaataaatcaaG ATCTCCAATTGAATTTGGAGAAGGCTCTGAAATAAGAAATGGGTTTAACAGTTTTGTATCAAGGATAAGCTTGCACATTCCCAAATTCGGCAGTATGGAATGCACAGGAGATGCTAGAGCTGATAAGAAGAGTGCACTTGACTCCGCAGCGCTTGTCATGCTCTATGAGCTTGAACGACAGGGAAAACTTGTCATTGGTGTCAAGTAG